GCTGATATAGAAATTTCCTCTATGAAAGAAGTCAATCATCAGTCACACAACTTTTAATGGAGATCAAAATGGGTAGGTAACAAACGATTAAAAATACTACATGATAAAGTTTTGACACATGTCTTATTGTCAGCTtgacacacaaaaatacaaaatttagatatgtaaataataattaaattaatgtaagcCAGTGAGATAAAGAAACTTAAAGTTAGTTgaaatttactacaaatttaatgCTAACActggtttaaatattatttacatatttgattaatgattttaaatgtgtcaTCCACCAGacacaaaaacaaatatgatCTGCAAGACATTATTCATTTGGTATTTTGAACTCTTTCACTACCTTCTAATTTTTATTCCTTCAAAACTAGCATGAAGGATGATCAGTTTCTTTTCTAGGGTAAATTCCTTTATTGATATCATGAAAGACTAGATTGTGGTCTAATACAGTTCAAAATGAATCTTCTTTCCCGAATTGTATATTTTACCTCAGGATTGAGGTTCTTGAATGCCAACTGCATCGTTGGATGGGCATGCAGTGCTGGCAAAAGATTCTTCTTGTCCCCATGTAGTACCTCCTCATACAGCTCTCTATACTTTTTGTTCTGAGTAGACAAGTTCTTAATGTCCTTGGTCTGCTTTTTACGCAAGGCTTGTGTCTTCTCCTTGTTTATAGCATTGGTACTGTCTGGAATCATCAAATAATTCTAGAATGTTACACCTAGACTATTTTACAATCTTGCAATCTATAAACTAAGTCATAGACCAATTTTAATCCTTATAAGCCCAGTATCTTATCTACTTGGTGACAATACAGATATCACTGAATGTTCTCAAATTAGAGCTATGACACAAGTAAGTTAACTactgttttttatgatttttttattgatgctaaatgaataagttaataaagatgatttaatttttaactatcaGAAATGAGTACATAACATGTTTATTCACCGCTTAATCTTTAACAGCCAcggtaaaatattttctgaaactaagTATTTAAGTCATAAAGATAATAATTTGAGacatatctttaaatatatatgcACAACATTGTATATGTATGACATCTCCTTGCTTTTGATGTACAATCCTAAATTAGCAAAACCAATCTTTGTgttctgtaattttaattttcaagaacTATTCaagacaacttttaaaatataacttttgtttgtaataaagCACAAAGTGTGGGTGGACAGTATGGtggaataattatttcataactcTGAATAAGGAATGACATCATTCTAATGTATTCATATGCATGATATGAGTAAAGGATTTTTATTAGATTTCCACAGtaagaaatagtatttttttactagtctaaataaagtactagcaaatgtatttatataatttcttcagGTGAAGAGTTGAATTGTCAACAGTGTTAAGAAAATAACAGAAGTTGTTGAAAAATAAAGTGAAACCATATACCAAATTAGAGtctcaaataaaatcaaaagcaTTTTATCTTAAACTACATGAGGAAAAGCTCACCTTGTTTTAGATTAGAGCTAGTACCACCATTGCTATCTCTTAAACGACTAAATTTACAGGAAAGTTTAAAGGAAAACCTTCACCTACCTTTTAGTGGcattttttaaaggatttttcccctttaaagccttattctgcccgtccactggtctgtgtgaggatcttatcaaacagaataaggggagagttgATACCTTCAAACtaacagacaggatttgaacctgtatTATCTCTAGCACAGATCCAAAGTCTGATGACATCTTAGGCCGCTCGGTCATTAGCATTGCTAATTAAAAATAcgatatattatttcaaaattttgccACTATTTGCAAACATGGCGGCCACTTTAAGATTTATGGCAGCTTATGGTTTCTTATATCCAGTATCAACTGTCAGGGTTTTACTATTCtgactatttttaaaaatctcaacAAGATTGTCTTAAAATGTAAACCACTGCCATTTTGTATATGTTGAACTGTAAGAAGTCAGATTTGCAATATTGCATTCTCATAATACATATCTTTACTTTTATGTACTACTCATCCTTTGCACTAATTTGAGGTTTAATTCTTATTCCTTATATGGCTGTCTCCTAATATGAagaaaaataagacattttcatGAAAAAGTAAATACCTCCCATACAACCTGACTTGTAGGCTATGGTGGTATTATTTCGTAGTATTAAATTTTGGCAATTTATTAACtacaataagtttttattaatgaatgcaCACACATGATACTAATAGTATACTTAACGATAACATCATTTGCTTctttattatgtttgaaaatacGCACACAAAAGTtcttaaacattcattaaaaaaaattgtaataggaAGTAGCTCCTagtttttaaaaatccaaaaagagGTTCACATTAGCAAATGGCGGTCAAATTTTGGAATTCTAGAATCATATTTTTGATTAGcgctaaaaattatataatattcccatttaaattttcctgtaatttagttatttatgagATACCAATGGTTGCAACAGATAAAATGAGCATcatgtatacagggtgttaacAAACTCTTCAAAGATCTCTTAAGAATTTGTTCTGATAAATgcaaacaaaaaatgaaatataaatatgagtTTGAAATGCTCAGTTTACTGTATGTCTATATATgtattttagagtttattttcatttcagaAACCAGAAAAGTTTTTGGTCCAATTATGTCCTTGCAGTctcaaaataagataaaattaatattatattatggtttgttaatatttttaaaatttgataacgTAAAAACTCATAAGATTACGAACACTTTTAAAGAAAGGTTCTTTAAaccatttaaagaataataaaaggtTTTCAATTTAAGTAAAAACACTTTGACCCTTAGATAACAAAAATTGGTAAGTAAATAATGTAGGTGTACGCTTTTTATGCTGTAATGCACAGTTAATGATGccgtaaaaaatgaaaattctacTTAACTTAtgagtttttacattattaagcATTAAAATTGTTAACCGGTCTCCATCTTGAAATATGATatggtaatttaatattatattattgttaattgtgtcaaaaatgaattgtttatatttattagtttctgaaatataaaataacatctaaaatcACATACACAGAGACAGACAGCAATCTAAGCATTTCTAACCCCTGTTTATTAATTACTTCTAggaactttggatctgagttagaaatTACACAAGTTGAAATCCTGTCTGTAACCATTTCACTTTTTATCAGCAACGTTGACCTtttactgtattgactctccccttattctgtttgataagatccttcaACAGGCCAGAGGCGCACAAGTataggcagaataaggcttacaATGGGACAgcctttcctttaaaaaattatatcatgtTTGTCTTAACTCAAGAACAAATCCACAAAAGATTTCCAGAGAGTTTTAAACACACATATACAggaatgaatattaataaaaaatgtgttggaTCTTTAATAATCCCATTGTAGCAATAAGAATAAACACATACAAGTGTATGGTAAGTACATTTTCATCCAATGCTATTTCTTCTtgtcattttgtttgttttagtcaTAGCCCTTTAATATAACTTTTCTGTCAGAAGAATTATAAATaagaggtgtgatcaaaaagttccaggactttttatatactatgggaatgcaatgtctcacagcgatgcggttggcagcattgtattccctcactcaacagtaacacagctgtgtttgcagatcaatcataacatcactgaaagtaacattagcacagtttgtttgagattagttttatagagtttggctattttttttgtttaatgaaaatgaatgtgaaagaagagcaatgtgtttatgtaaagttttgtgtgaaactgaacaaaacgttttctgaaacctttttgatgttacaagaggcttttggtgaagaatgtctaagccgatcatgctgccatcagtggttcaagaggtttaaagatggctGAACATCCACAGACGTAAATTCACTCCACAAGGATTCAGGCCCGGATAAAATTCATGATTGACTTATATTTTCAGgaaatgacatattttattaatttatgaattaaagcAATTACATTTTTGGGATTTTTTCTGTGTATCCTGTTTTTATAAATGGTACTTAAAAGGTTGAGACAGAACCAGAACATTGTTAATTTCATATTGTTTGTACCAGTAAAGTATGAAGTTTAATTTCATATTGTTTGTACCAGTAAAGTAtgaagtttattatatatttacagcaatttgtagattaatttaattttccttcttaaacatatttttatggagAGAGAAACTATTAGTtcctattttaaaaacatggcatctACAATATTGTAACATCATTGATTCTACAACTTGCTTTATAGTCCAATActcaacatttgaaaaataagaaaactgtATGAAAAACAATCTTTCTGTCTTAATATGTTGATAATATTGGATGGCAGGTGAATTATTTAGTTGTAGCgagttttaaatgttgttaacattaattgttaataaaatttgatGCACTTGTTATAAAAATCTGCTTCTTGGTATTtaatctgtaatatatttttaataatttatgtaattaaatatttgtttttagaatattatagACAACaagatgtataaaataacaacactGTTACTATATTGTTTATCTGTATGGAAAATTAAAGACATTGACTtttcaaattaaagtatttaCTTGGCTTGCACTATTTCTCaccattttaaaaaccaaaagcaTCTTAATCTTTATTTTTGTGCATTTAAGTACTTACCTTGCACCTATGAGGATCTCAGACTCCATTAATACTTCTTTTGAaggctttatttttatgtaaggcgatataacataaataagtaaaataattttctgtagtataaaagtgaacatttaaaaagatatacaaaCGTAATATGTAAAGATTTGTTGCATTTACTTCAATTACTGAAAGATTCATACATGTATTCTAGTACTAAGAATGATGAATTTTTCTCAGTTCCTATACCAATAATTGGCCAAATCAATACTgttaaaattcacaaaaactACTGTTCTTCACTAATATGATTTCAACTTAATCTGTAAGTAAACTCATTTTAGTAGTGCATAAAGAGTTTATTGGTAGAAAAAAATAGACTACAATGCTGTATGTATGTGGGAGGGACCTTACCTGTATTAGCCCTGGGACTCACCATGGCTCCCGGCAGCGCTATGTGCTCCAATCAATTGGGGGAAAAGATACTTAACTAACTGATAAATAGCCCAAATTATACTATGTAAGAATTCAGAAGTAATCTCAACCAATTGTTctagttattgttttaatattaatatatttgtttgattcttttcatttgcatctaatgaaaagtttttattagtCACTTTCTTGTCTGTCTGTACACTACAAATcttgtaattggttttgaaaccaGCTTTGTGTTTTCAATCACATCTGAAAGTGAAGAAAACTGATCCTACATATAGTCAATGAAACTTCCGCTTTTTTCCAGCAACAGAGTACACAAGGCCGTTAGGTCCACCAATCACCTCTCCACCGCCTAGTCTGAACGAAGAGATTTTGATCACCAGAACAAGCAGTTTTCCGGTTGAAGGAGTCAGAAATTTTGTCCATCTTCTCTCTCAGTTCTCTTGGAGTAGGCACATAACCTTTTCGGACTGTCAAAAGCTGCTTCGTCTATAGGTCATCACAATCTTTGCCAAAATTTTTCTGCCATTGTCTCCTTCGGACCTCATCATGAATAAAGATGATGAGACAGGTGACAACAGTGATCAGGAAAGGCCGAGACAGGCCTGAAGGAGTGTTGAATGGGTTGCTTGAGGGAGGAATGTAGCTCCTCAACTTGCAAGTCAAGCTCAACTGAAGAGACGGGGACAACCAGCAGGCATGGGTGATTTGCCAAGTAGTTGAAATAGTCCAATATGTCTTAAATTCTGTACAGGAAATGgatttatcaaaatgtttgcttacttacaatttaatttttaaatatgaattttaaatttaattagtatcATATTATTCATATCCAGTTGATTTTTGTATTGTACTTTTTAGgatattaactgtaaataaatgtatgtgaagcttttttttaatttcgtgcTGAATACTTGAATTTGCTCCTCATTTTGTTCACATGACATAAAAAGTGAAcaattactttcaaatttatttatttataaatcatttgacTGTATTTGTGTCAAAACATTGCAAATGCATATTTCCAAAAGTATAATAATCCTCAAGTTtttctgaaatgtttgtttttccaAATCAAGGTTCTTTTGGATTTATCATTACATGTGTATAAGGTCACATTCTCACAACAGACATTTCCAAACCTGAGATAAGCATCATGGCTcaatcataacattaaaaaatattttttttaaatagaaaacccAAAATTTGTAAGTTTGGTAAAGTCAATTCATTTAAAGGAATGGAGAGATCTATCCACCCGGATAAGACTACTGAAATTAGGCAAGATGACCTCGAAACAAATGGAAAAAAGAAGGTAGACTGGTAAGACACCATAATGGTACTACAATGGCACATTAGAAAATTTACACATTTCCTGAAGATTGAAGTTATGGAGTATGCTCATATCAACTTAATCCTGGGAACTTTACCTCAGAGATAAGACTTGCACAAATAGTTAGGAGAAAATGTGGTCATTTATATTGATAATCGCTCAATTCGAGCTCTTGCTAATtcgcatttaaaaattttgaacttttagttgtttttgttgaaaaaaaatactatacagcaTAGTCTCCATATTGGTAGGAGGGATTGAACAACCATTGCTCCCTTTGGCAAAAGGTAGTCTCTACCAGGAGTGGAATACAAATTTCTCCTGGTAGTCTTCTGTACAAtgaagtaacaaaatttaacaatacagATAGTACATCACACACCCAGAAATAGCTTTCACCTCTCGGAATTCAGAATATCAGAGAGTACATCATATGCCACAGATGATTCCATCTTCAGATTCTCCTCACTCTTCAGGAATATCAGGAGAGCCCTACTAATATGTGCCTTGTGACTATTTGTTGTCAGTCTCCATCTCATTAAGGACCCGATTAGCTCTGCCTGGTTTTGTCAATCCCTCTTGGTCGACATACTAGGATTGTATGACTTCTGTGGGTGTAAGACAAGTGAAAATGTCAACTTTTagagaaacattatttttctgaacactgtaaaagaaaatgtttgaaaaatagaTAATAGTTACGAATTATGTTAGAGTTATGGTTGTAAACTGTCAATCTTTGAAGCTAGGTGATTTGTCAGTAGCTTTAGAGAATTTCAATTGTGACAttatactttttatcaaaatACTGGCTACTCAGGAAtggtgcatatatatatatatatatatatatatcccaaaCAACTTTAAGCTTGCATTGGCATACTCTAGACAGCTAAATCTtctattttgctaaaaaaaataaatgaataaatattaactttaatatatgCTAGTTGGTGTTTCTCAATTGATCCAAGTTGAAAttgttagtgttatttttatCTCTGTTTATAGTAACCCCTCTTCTGATAGTAATAATTGTTCTGTAGTTTTATCGCCCTTTTGCAGTTTGTATCACAGAAAGAAATGTAATGCTATACTGTTCTTGCTGCTTTACATTAATGTTGACTTTAATGTTAACATTGAAAAGTAACATAACAGTTCAATTTGAAAATATCTTGCAATCTCTTTAACTTATATTGAACAAAGAAAGAACCTACACAAGAAAAGTGCTGTTTGAACATTAATttgcagtttaaaaaattacaactataaAGACTGGTTTTTCAAATGAAAAGATTTGATCATACTTctttatgttttgaattttgtacaGAACTAATTCATGACATATTTAAAGAAATCACCTTTAGGAAACTAAATGCATGGAAGCTTTATATGTTTTCCCGTAATCTTTCAAATGTTAACTGGAGACCATTGCCTAGTATCAGAAAGGTAGAATATGCATTTGAGTCTACTCTTCTAGATTTCTACTATAACAAATCATGTCCTAAAAAATAACTGAGAGAATTAAGTTAAAGCTTAAGAAAAAGTGTTACAGTTGATTAGAACAcccttataaataaaaagaacaatagaGAAGTTTTGTTCATCCAAGATATGTTGAAAATTCTTGTTTATCAAAACTATTTACAGTTATAGATGTTTTATATtagctataaaaatgttattgaaatataaaaaaataaaaatcaggcaCAATGAAgagtttattactaaatttaataagtggttagctatattaattaatttgaatacataGAAATTTTTGAAGTCCAGCACAAACACTCATTAATATCAAAACTGTTGGTATTACTAAtgttaaaatcagtttttatacatgtaaacattactacaataaaatctaaaacaaaaatcaaaatactacttgcaagaaactcaaaatgatagtttaaaaaaatttaaggtaTTTAGAAAGAAAAGGCATAAAGTTTAACTCACTATAAAGTGCCGTTACACCTCGAAACTGTTCTAACTTGTCTTTAGTAGTCCACCTCTCGTCTTCCATGATAGCATTTAACAGATCTTATGATAACCTGTGAGAAATATAATGGTGTTTAGTAATTATGCTATTATATATGTGGTATGGTGGAGTTTATTTCCAAATAGActacttataattatttgattactGACACGAAATAAATAtagagataattttaaaattagtgccagtatatttaaaaaatatgaaatccgGAGGAAATTGCAAAAAGGAAACATAATACATccaacaaaaaaaggttttttataatcaataattccGGATCTTCttgtgaaaatagttttaaatgaattGGTGAAGAATCCTTTACATTTAGCAAAAGttaaattggattttatttaaaaatatatatcatgaaaattaatgtttgtactgttCTATAAAAGtgatttacttatttaaaattaaaatggtgaatattacattaaacccaaaattttgaGTACAGTTTATAATAGGCTACAGATGAAAAAGGTTCAGCCAAATAATGTAATGTTCGAGATGATATGACTCATTCAGTGCCTGAGAAAAACAGCCTCTTCAACCACTCACTCTTCCATATCCATAATTATATTGAACAAATTGATAGCTGTCTAGTTGTTCAAACACACTTCTTTCCATCAGCCGAACAAATGAAACCAGCCCCTTCAAGTCTATACCTAAGTAATTTTTCACACACCAATTTTATCTTGGTAATCATAGCCCCATGGATGGCTCTTACTCAGCAGGTATGAGCCATCAAATGCAAGAGAAAAGCAAGCAggaaaaatgaattaattaatattaaagtgttATCTAACTACCATTAGGCCATTAGTAAAATGCCACAGACCAAAGTGACACCTGCTCTTTACTTCAGTAGTGAAGCAGATCAGACAAGTAAAAGTCTAAAAAGTATAGAAATCTGTACTCTCCGGAGGAATTCTAAAGCCTCCCATGTCAATTCAAAGTCAGTTATGCATCTCTTACCTTGTTTAACATGTTCATGACGAAATGTACCCCATCAGATATACGCAATCTTCCACAACTGCCGTTGTGTACCTAATCGGGTACATACCGGGCTTTCGTAAAGTGCATTGTGCGCCCGATGGGGAACATTTTACTATGCATATTTAAATACCTCAGTTTCTCGTTATACTTTAAGTTTACGTTATAACGTTTGAAGTTAAGTAAAATATGGACGATTTTTTgctattattaatgaaaaattttatggCAAATAAGTGTCCAAAAATCTCTGACAtcatgaaaatgttaatatttaaaacattaacaaattttaaaaaagttatgagcatttagtattttatgtattatatcgTTATTTACatctacttatattaaaatacatacccTAACATGTCTTTGTAAGTATTTGTACATGTAATTAAAGTTGTTACCAAATTTTCATGGACAGTTTTCCAAAAaagattaagaataaaataacacaagaacataaaaatagtatatttggtTTGGTAGTGATGTACAAAGTTACTCTTTGAATTACACTGGAGAAATTGTTAACCTGAAGCCATAATACATATCAAAAAATCTAAGTAAGTgctgttaaatcataattttaggTTGTAagcttttatgaaatatataaggACAAAAAAGAGGGGTAAACTACATAAAAAGACAGCAATTTGGTattcaaacttctttattttagattttacattATACAATGTTTGAACTAAATTACATACAACACTTTACATTTCAGTCTGACTCACTACTAGAACGAGACCGTTTTGTCTTTCTGTGCTTTGTTTTgtgtttcttcttcttcttttttgaTTTGTGCTTACTTTTCCTGGTGCGATCACTTTCACTGAGAGATGTGTCCTCGTCACTGGATGATTTCTTCCTTTTCTTCTTGGGACTTTCCTCTTCAGATTCCGAACTATCTTGGGCCTTGTGTTTTcgtttcttcttctttttcttagCTTTATTTTTCTTCTCGTCCTTCAGTTTAGAACGCAACTCCTCATCCCTCAACAGGGTGAGTGGTGTCGTATAGTCGTCTTCTGTGTCACTGCTGGTGCTGCTCACGTCCAACACTATATCTTTGTTGGGATCTATTTTGATGAAGTTTCTGCACTGATAGGTCAAGTGTCCTGCGTATCCACACTTTTTACATGCTGGTCGCACAGTCTCTTTCCCTTGTGGCATTAAGCGTGCTAGAATTTCTGGATCCATTTTCACGTTgtctgaaaattaaaatgaacaaaatatagaaCACTGAATTTCATGGTCAATACACAAGAATGTGATGCTGAATGTGGTTTTTCAAATTTCATCTTACAACTATCAGTTGAACTCTGATATATTAAGTATTCGATCATGTTTCATAATGTTGTCCACATAGTTGAATCATaattgttcacatttaaaatttggacatgtTACCACAGAGTATTAAAGCCTCATAGTCAACTGGATCCAACTTTGGCCAACACAGTATATCTCTAACTAGTGCAATATACCCCTCTGTGAATACAATCCACAATCTAATGGCAGTGGATAAACAGgaacagtttattttgttttgtcatcatgtaaaattcaaacaacagtggatttaataataattgcctGTCATAGGTTCCTCAATTCCATTGTAGAAGAAACAGGGACAGAGAGAGGATTAGTCCGAGATATAATACGAACCAAACtacacaatcataaattacctacACTATGTAAAGTGATGGCCTCACTTCTCTTTAATTTACAATGTCCTTTCActatataaaacttttcatttcttAAATCTGTTGGCAACACAATCAGGCAACCAATGTCTAAATGAGCCTATAAGATAGCCCGCCTACTCatttactaaatacaaaaattatggtATCAATCcataaatttctttaataataaagacCGTTAGTAATTTTAAGTAAGCTTGCACTTTAAAAGCATTGTCTACAAACAGTTTCCTtaagaataaatgtaatttgattaAACAAACTTCAAGTTGTAAGCCTATATCGGTCTAGGTATTAGTGGCTACACACACACCATGTGCGTGTGCGCGCACGCGGACACACACACAGATAGATGGATGGATAATGCATTTAGTatattctttaacaaaattacagacaATGATTATATTCAGAGTTATTTTGTTACTTGCCATATAGAAAACTTtccaacaaatttaaaagttaacatCTGGAATTTAGGAGATTATCgcaacattttaaatactatgtGAATTTTACTGCAGTTTTTTGTCAAATGACAAAGCTACACTTTTTATTGTAGCTTTAGGGCTTTGAGTACTGTACATTATGTTCAAACCACTTCATAAGTGCTGGTATTGTGCTATGAATTATGTCTGTTTTCACCAAACTACAGTTGAACAggtctttgaaatattttacgcCAGTAGTGTAAGTAGAAGCAAATTGTGTCTATTGAGGCTGAGGAGATTAACTGGTAATCAAATGCAGCTATATGGTTACTCAGAAATTTG
The Homalodisca vitripennis isolate AUS2020 chromosome 1, UT_GWSS_2.1, whole genome shotgun sequence DNA segment above includes these coding regions:
- the LOC124369108 gene encoding protein SREK1IP1-like — encoded protein: MDPEILARLMPQGKETVRPACKKCGYAGHLTYQCRNFIKIDPNKDIVLDVSSTSSDTEDDYTTPLTLLRDEELRSKLKDEKKNKAKKKKKKRKHKAQDSSESEEESPKKKRKKSSSDEDTSLSESDRTRKSKHKSKKKKKKHKTKHRKTKRSRSSSESD
- the LOC124369098 gene encoding uncharacterized protein LOC124369098, which gives rise to MEDERWTTKDKLEQFRGVTALYNSTNAINKEKTQALRKKQTKDIKNLSTQNKKYRELYEEVLHGDKKNLLPALHAHPTMQLAFKNLNPEGIEEELKQSIFCKTKELDRLRFKKKNLEENFLNKKLGLAELEQEADEPPENYLWEQEIANQIQIVVLFLTHVYFENVFLFATSV